The following are from one region of the Arachis duranensis cultivar V14167 chromosome 10, aradu.V14167.gnm2.J7QH, whole genome shotgun sequence genome:
- the LOC107469516 gene encoding phenylalanine ammonia-lyase class 3-like: protein MCERLACLTVAGNSTRDLGGGVELECPLIKERLSLFTPAAIAAGVGCTQNVQILLGLLLMDIARILNCAIFGHESELSHTLPKSAMRAAMLVRVNTFLQGLLFPKIANEKCILECDWLELEKRIRERAERELLQATG from the exons ATGTGTGAAAGATTGGCTTGTTTAACAGTAGCAGGAAATTCCACCAGGGACCTTGGAGGAG GAGTGGAACTTGAATGCCCTCTCATCAAAGAAAGACTCTCATTATTTACTCCTGCTGCTATTGCTGCTGGTGTGGGCTG TACTCAGAATGTGCAGATATTGCTGGGACTCCTCCTTATGGATATTGCCAG GATTTTGAATTGTGCAATATTTGGCCATGAAAGTGAGTTATCCCATACCCTGCCAAAATCAGCAATGAGAGCAGCAATGCTTGTGAGGGTCAACACCTTTCTTCAAGG GTTGTTGTTCCCAAAGATAGCGAACGAGAAGTGCATTTTAGAATGTGATTG GCTAGAACTTGAGAAGAGGATTAGGGAGCGAGCAGAAAGGGAGTTGCTGCAAGCTACTGGTTAG